A DNA window from Streptococcus mutans contains the following coding sequences:
- a CDS encoding ABC transporter substrate-binding protein produces the protein MKKKIALAALSFVSAAVLAACSSASGGSSDAAGNKIGDTVKIGYNLELSGDVAAYGQAEKNGANLAVEEINKAGGIDGKKIKVISKDNKSDNGEASTISTNLATQSKVNAILGPATSGATAAAAPNANDAAVPLVTPSGTQDNLTYSKGKVQDYIFRTTFQDSFQGKIIAKYATDNLKAKKVALYYDKSSDYAQGIADAFKKAYKGKITVEDTFQAKDQDFQAALTKFKNKDFDAIVIPGYYTETGLITKQARDLGLTQPILGPDGFNDEKYVEGAGAANTNNVHYVSGYSTKVALTNKAEKFLKDYKAKYGEEPNMFAALAYDSVYMIADAAKDAKTSKNIATNLAKLKNFKGVTGKMTIDKKHNPVKSAVMVGLKDGKEDTATAVEAK, from the coding sequence ATGAAGAAAAAAATAGCTCTAGCAGCTCTTTCTTTTGTCAGTGCAGCTGTTCTTGCAGCTTGCAGCTCAGCATCTGGTGGTTCATCAGATGCAGCTGGTAATAAAATTGGAGATACTGTAAAAATTGGTTACAATCTTGAATTATCAGGAGATGTAGCCGCTTATGGACAAGCTGAAAAAAACGGTGCTAACCTTGCTGTTGAAGAGATTAATAAGGCAGGCGGTATTGATGGCAAAAAGATTAAAGTTATCTCAAAAGATAATAAATCTGATAACGGTGAAGCATCAACAATCTCAACTAATCTTGCTACCCAAAGTAAAGTAAATGCTATCTTGGGACCAGCAACATCTGGTGCTACAGCGGCTGCTGCTCCCAATGCCAACGATGCTGCAGTACCACTCGTAACGCCTTCTGGAACACAAGATAATTTGACCTATTCAAAAGGCAAAGTTCAAGATTACATCTTCCGTACAACTTTTCAAGATAGCTTCCAAGGAAAGATCATTGCCAAATATGCAACAGATAATTTGAAAGCTAAAAAAGTAGCGCTTTACTATGATAAGTCAAGTGATTATGCCCAAGGTATTGCTGATGCATTCAAAAAAGCATATAAAGGGAAGATTACTGTTGAAGATACCTTTCAAGCTAAAGACCAAGATTTCCAAGCAGCTCTGACCAAGTTTAAAAATAAAGACTTTGATGCCATTGTGATACCAGGTTATTATACTGAAACTGGTTTGATTACAAAGCAAGCACGTGATCTGGGGCTTACCCAGCCTATCTTAGGACCTGATGGTTTTAATGATGAAAAATATGTTGAAGGTGCTGGTGCAGCCAATACCAATAATGTTCATTATGTATCTGGTTACTCAACAAAAGTTGCTTTAACAAATAAGGCTGAAAAATTCCTGAAAGATTATAAGGCTAAGTATGGTGAAGAGCCAAATATGTTTGCCGCTCTTGCTTATGATTCCGTTTATATGATTGCTGATGCTGCAAAAGATGCCAAAACATCTAAGAATATTGCAACAAACCTAGCTAAATTGAAAAACTTTAAAGGTGTGACAGGTAAAATGACAATTGATAAGAAACATAACCCTGTTAAATCTGCTGTTATGGTTGGTCTTAAAGATGGTAAAGAAGACACAGCTACTGCTGTTGAAGCAAAATAA
- a CDS encoding branched-chain amino acid ABC transporter permease, giving the protein MKKNLKANITWLALVLIIFFLLFGLISAGIIDIYYTQILMGIGISIIMALGTNLVLGFSGQLSLGQAGFMAIGAYATAILTTQNPTYAGFYLSIIVGMIVTATVALVVGIPTLRLKGDYLAIATLGVAEIIRKLIENGGDLTNGSRGIMGILKYTTWPVVFVFVVLITIFVLNYLRSPMGREVLAVREDEIAAEAMGVNTTKIKVLTFMIAAVISSIAGSLYVGYIGTVAPKDFTIMKSIDFLIVAVLGGLGSVTGTIVAAVVLGILNMFLQNVSDIRMIIYSLALILVMVFRPGGLLGTWEFSFSRLFAKKAKEGDK; this is encoded by the coding sequence ATGAAAAAAAATTTAAAAGCAAATATAACTTGGCTTGCCCTAGTCCTTATCATCTTTTTTCTTCTTTTTGGACTTATTAGTGCTGGTATCATAGATATTTACTATACTCAAATTCTCATGGGAATTGGGATTAGTATTATCATGGCACTCGGAACCAACTTAGTTCTTGGCTTTTCTGGACAGCTCTCTCTTGGACAAGCTGGTTTTATGGCCATTGGTGCTTATGCAACTGCTATTTTAACAACTCAAAATCCTACTTATGCAGGTTTCTATTTATCCATTATTGTCGGTATGATAGTGACTGCAACGGTTGCCTTGGTTGTTGGGATTCCAACACTTCGTTTGAAGGGTGATTACTTAGCTATTGCAACTCTTGGTGTAGCTGAAATTATCCGTAAACTGATTGAAAATGGTGGTGATTTGACTAATGGTTCTAGGGGAATTATGGGAATTCTCAAATACACCACTTGGCCAGTCGTCTTTGTTTTCGTTGTTTTGATTACCATTTTTGTGTTAAATTATCTGAGGAGTCCTATGGGAAGAGAAGTACTTGCAGTTCGTGAAGATGAAATTGCAGCAGAAGCTATGGGGGTGAATACGACAAAAATTAAGGTACTTACTTTTATGATTGCTGCAGTAATTTCCAGCATTGCAGGTTCCCTTTATGTCGGTTATATTGGTACAGTCGCTCCTAAAGATTTTACCATTATGAAATCAATTGATTTTCTTATCGTGGCTGTTCTTGGTGGACTTGGCTCAGTAACAGGAACTATTGTGGCTGCTGTTGTTTTGGGTATCCTCAATATGTTCTTGCAAAATGTATCAGATATTCGTATGATTATCTATTCGTTAGCTTTAATTTTGGTTATGGTCTTTAGACCAGGCGGTCTTTTAGGAACATGGGAATTCAGTTTTTCAAGACTTTTCGCTAAAAAAGCTAAGGAGGGCGACAAATAA
- a CDS encoding ABC transporter ATP-binding protein, translating into MAMLKVENLSVHYGVIQAVKDVSFDVNEGEVVSLIGANGAGKTSILRTISGLVRPSSGEINFLGNDIQKAATRKIVASGLSQVPEGRHVFPGLTVLENLEMGAFLSNNREENLARLKRVFERFPRLEERKNQDAATLSGGEQQMLAMGRALMSQPKLLLLDEPSMGLAPIFIQEIFDIIQDIQKQGTTVLLIEQNAKKALSIADRGYVLETGKIVLSGTGKELLASDEVQKAYLGG; encoded by the coding sequence ATGGCGATGTTAAAAGTTGAGAATTTATCTGTTCATTATGGTGTTATTCAAGCAGTCAAAGATGTGTCTTTTGACGTCAATGAAGGGGAAGTCGTTTCTCTTATTGGTGCCAATGGTGCTGGCAAGACCTCTATTTTACGAACTATTTCGGGTTTGGTGCGTCCAAGTTCAGGGGAAATTAATTTTTTAGGAAATGATATTCAAAAAGCTGCAACTCGAAAAATTGTAGCTTCTGGTCTGTCTCAGGTTCCAGAAGGGCGACATGTTTTTCCTGGTTTAACAGTTTTAGAAAACTTAGAAATGGGAGCTTTTTTGAGCAATAATCGTGAGGAAAATCTAGCACGCTTAAAAAGAGTGTTTGAACGTTTCCCGCGCTTGGAAGAGCGTAAAAATCAAGATGCAGCAACCCTTTCTGGCGGTGAGCAGCAAATGCTTGCCATGGGGCGTGCTCTCATGAGTCAGCCTAAGCTGCTTTTGCTTGATGAGCCATCTATGGGATTGGCACCAATTTTTATACAAGAAATTTTTGACATCATTCAAGATATTCAAAAGCAGGGGACAACAGTGCTTTTGATTGAGCAAAATGCTAAGAAGGCCCTGTCAATTGCAGATCGTGGCTATGTTTTGGAAACTGGAAAGATTGTTCTTTCAGGTACAGGCAAAGAATTATTGGCTTCTGATGAAGTTCAAAAAGCTTATTTAGGTGGATAA
- a CDS encoding ABC transporter ATP-binding protein → MALLDVKNLTKNFGGLTAVGDVTLELNEGELVGLIGPNGAGKTTLFNLLTGVYEPSEGSVELDGTLLNGKTPYKIASLGLSRTFQNIRLFKNMTVIENVLVGMENTRNPHLFSSFLRLPSFYSNETDLQEKAIELLKIFNLDDKADTLAKNLPYGQQRRLEIVRALATKPKILFLDEPAAGMNPQETAELTELIRQIKEEFSITIMLIEHDMSLVMDVTERIYVLEYGRLIAQGTPEEIKHNKRVIEAYLGGEA, encoded by the coding sequence ATGGCACTTCTTGATGTAAAAAATTTAACAAAAAATTTCGGTGGTCTGACAGCTGTTGGGGATGTTACTCTGGAGCTTAATGAGGGAGAATTGGTCGGTCTGATTGGTCCTAATGGGGCAGGTAAGACTACACTTTTTAATTTATTGACTGGTGTCTATGAACCAAGTGAAGGAAGTGTGGAACTTGACGGTACTCTTTTAAATGGGAAGACACCTTATAAGATTGCTTCTTTAGGACTATCTCGTACTTTCCAAAATATTCGCCTCTTTAAGAATATGACCGTTATCGAAAATGTTTTAGTCGGTATGGAAAATACGCGCAATCCTCATCTCTTTTCGAGTTTTCTGCGCTTACCAAGTTTTTATTCAAATGAAACGGACTTACAGGAAAAAGCCATTGAACTTCTAAAAATTTTCAACTTAGATGACAAGGCTGATACTTTAGCGAAAAATCTTCCTTATGGACAGCAGCGGCGCTTGGAAATTGTGCGTGCACTGGCTACTAAGCCCAAAATCCTCTTTTTAGATGAACCAGCTGCGGGGATGAACCCTCAAGAAACGGCTGAATTAACTGAATTAATTCGTCAAATCAAAGAAGAGTTTAGTATTACTATTATGTTAATTGAACACGACATGAGTCTGGTTATGGATGTTACTGAACGTATTTATGTTTTGGAATACGGACGTCTCATTGCTCAGGGAACACCAGAAGAAATTAAGCACAACAAACGCGTAATTGAAGCTTATCTAGGAGGTGAAGCCTGA
- a CDS encoding branched-chain amino acid ABC transporter permease: protein MLQQLINGLILGSVYALLALGYTMVYGIIKLINFAHGDIYMMGAFIGYFLITKYHMNFFVALVLTMVLTAILGVVIEFLAYRPLRNSTRIAALITAIGVSFFLEYSMVRLVGANKHAFPQTLATVKYNLGPVSVTNVQLIILGVSIFLMLALQFIVQKTKMGKAMRAVSVDSDAAQLMGINVNSTISFTFALGSALAGAGGVLIGLYYNSVDPLMGMVPGIKAFVAAVLGGIGIIPGAAVGGFMIGLLETFSVSIGLASYKDAVVYAVLIIILLVRPAGILGKNVKEKV, encoded by the coding sequence ATGCTCCAACAACTTATTAATGGTCTTATCCTAGGGAGTGTCTATGCGCTGTTAGCCCTTGGTTATACCATGGTTTATGGAATTATTAAGTTAATTAACTTTGCCCATGGAGATATTTATATGATGGGAGCCTTTATTGGTTATTTTCTTATTACAAAATATCATATGAATTTCTTTGTGGCTCTTGTGCTGACGATGGTTTTAACAGCTATCTTAGGGGTTGTGATTGAATTTCTGGCTTATCGTCCTTTGCGGAATTCGACACGTATTGCTGCTTTGATTACTGCCATTGGTGTTTCTTTTTTTCTCGAATACAGTATGGTTCGTTTAGTTGGTGCCAATAAACATGCTTTTCCCCAAACCCTTGCTACAGTGAAATATAATTTAGGTCCTGTTAGTGTAACCAATGTACAACTCATCATTTTAGGAGTCTCTATCTTCTTGATGTTGGCTTTGCAGTTTATTGTCCAAAAAACTAAAATGGGTAAAGCCATGCGTGCCGTTTCAGTTGACAGTGATGCTGCGCAGTTAATGGGAATCAATGTTAATAGTACTATCAGTTTTACCTTTGCTTTAGGTTCTGCACTTGCTGGTGCTGGTGGTGTCTTGATTGGACTTTATTATAATTCTGTTGATCCACTGATGGGAATGGTTCCCGGTATTAAAGCCTTTGTCGCCGCTGTTTTAGGCGGTATTGGTATTATCCCAGGTGCAGCTGTCGGAGGCTTTATGATTGGTCTTTTAGAGACGTTTTCTGTTTCTATCGGTCTTGCAAGTTACAAGGATGCAGTTGTCTATGCAGTGCTTATCATTATCCTTTTAGTAAGACCAGCTGGTATTTTAGGAAAAAATGTGAAAGAGAAGGTGTAA
- a CDS encoding CBS domain-containing protein, whose product MPVKDFMTRRVVYISPDTTVAKATDIMREKNLRRLPVIENDVLVGLLTEGTIADANPSKATSLSIYEMNYLLNKTKARDVMIKDVITVSKDARLEDAIYIMMKHKIGVLPVVDGNQMSGIITDKDVFRAFLEVSGYGKEGIRIRLLADDKVGILEQIVKDISDEKLNIKRIVVAGRREDKVIIEIQIDGRFTSESLKQKLLNQGFTIESIEQTERKTDF is encoded by the coding sequence ATGCCAGTAAAGGATTTTATGACAAGGAGAGTTGTTTATATTTCTCCAGATACAACTGTAGCCAAGGCGACAGATATCATGCGTGAGAAAAATTTGCGCCGTCTTCCGGTTATTGAAAATGATGTTTTAGTTGGTTTGCTGACTGAGGGAACTATCGCTGATGCTAATCCATCTAAAGCAACAAGTCTTTCTATTTATGAAATGAACTATCTTTTAAATAAGACCAAAGCCCGCGATGTTATGATTAAAGATGTTATTACGGTTTCAAAAGATGCTCGTTTAGAAGATGCGATTTATATTATGATGAAGCATAAAATTGGTGTCTTGCCTGTTGTTGATGGCAATCAGATGTCAGGTATCATCACTGATAAAGATGTTTTTCGTGCCTTTTTGGAAGTTTCTGGTTATGGTAAAGAGGGGATCCGGATAAGACTTTTAGCTGACGATAAAGTTGGTATTTTAGAACAGATTGTAAAAGATATTTCTGATGAAAAGCTCAATATTAAGCGGATTGTTGTTGCTGGACGTCGGGAAGATAAGGTTATCATTGAGATTCAGATTGATGGTAGATTTACCAGTGAATCTCTAAAACAAAAACTGCTTAATCAAGGCTTTACAATTGAGTCTATTGAACAGACTGAAAGAAAGACTGATTTTTA